One Coccinella septempunctata chromosome 8, icCocSept1.1, whole genome shotgun sequence genomic window carries:
- the LOC123318230 gene encoding uncharacterized protein LOC123318230: MSQKSGRSSPSPKEDDAQLQVPPTRSSRSSTSSQPDVGPQTRSAGLPTNLKLKVTTQMSRLQLMKDIFSKLSNVSTWTVHDLSHTQEQLQDLHKNFSKTHSYFESAWPESCLDHEYFASSVFFEEYSLFQSAISKLIQLNMSLNPVDSQPSTSAQAPQSSQTRPRLPDISIPTFSGDFSKWPAFRDLFQSLVINSTSISDIERLHYLRTCLSQEPLDTISSLPLTEVSFPIAWKKLMDKYENKRLLLSSQYSKLLSFSLANQKNSTASSLRQFIDSIVNPLQSLKALGEDLEQNNNLLVFHIINRMDHASRTHWETLISSNNEFPSFAQLMEFLQSRSRALEWTESNQRQSSQESSRSRTTVHTISQKVTAQSKPSPSLISSKSAFSNTPISKVSSMPNYTCDDCGHDHFIADCPRFSKRSPQEKADVVLHRILCSNCLGRHHRHSCRTTKICKICGSRHHTLLHDAPLSSKPHCKVPPVPPRVLPQYALTSQKSAQRELPQPRLNTLLATAIAHLITSTGSHTVRLLIDSGSELTFISQDLARKLNISRRKSHVVIVEIHGKTSKTQGSLALTLKSTYDHQTINIDAHILSSSFSNLPSFYTCFQQSLHLQHLKLADPEYHISRAIDIILGADVYGSVVLPQMKKGPPSSPIAQLSIFGWLILGPVCQEQERLPIQSPMFHTVQDEDLHHLLTKFWE; encoded by the exons ATGTCTCAAAAGTCGGGAAGATCTTCTCCATCTCCAAAAGAGGATGACGCTCAACTCCAGGTCCCTCCTACTCGATCATCCAGATCTTCCACATCTTCGCAGCCTGATGTGGGACCTCAAACTCGCTCGGCTGGTCTTCCCACCAACCTCAAATTGAAAGTCACTACTCAAATGAGTAGACTACAActcatgaaggacatcttctccaaGCTGTCCAACGTCTCAACATGGACTGTACATGATCTGTCCCACACTCAAGAACAACTGCAAGACCTTCacaagaacttctcaaagactcactcATATTTTGAGTCAGCGTGGCCTGAGTCTTGTCTCGACCACGAATACTTCGCATCTTCAGTCTTCTTCGAGGAATACTCTCTATTCCAATCAGCCATCTCGAAATTAATCCAACTCAATATGTCACTCAATCCTGTGGATTCACAGCCATCCACTTCTGCTCAAGCCCCTCAGTCTTCTCAAACTCGTCCTCGATtgcctgacatctcaattcccacCTTCTCAGGCGACTTCTCAAAATGGCCTGCATTCCGAGACCTTTTTCAATCCCTCGTGATCAACAGCACCTcaatttctgacattgaaaggtTACATTACCTTCGAACATGTCTCTCTCAAGAACCTCTCGACACCATCTCCAGTCTTCCCTTAACGGAAGTCTCGTTCCCCATAGCTTGGAAGAAGCTTATggataaatatgaaaataaaaggctgctcctctcttctcaatactcaaaacttctctccttctcattggcgaatcagaaaaattctaccGCCTCATCTCTTCGTCAATTTATTGACAGCATCGTCAATCCTCTCCAAAGTTTGAAAGCTCTAGGTGAAGATCTAGAGCAGAACAATAATCTTTTGGTGTTTCATATCATCAACCGTATGGATCACGCCTCTCGCACTCATTGGGAAACTCTCATCTCCTCTAATAACGAATTTCCCTCCTTCGCTCAGTTGATGGAGTTCCTCCAATCTCGCTCCAGAGCTCTAGAATGGACTGAGTCCAATCAGAGACAGTCATCTCAAGAATCCTCTCGCTCTCGCACAACAGTGCACACCATCTCTCAAAAGGTTACAGCTCAAAGTAAACCTTCTCCTTCACTCATCTCAAGCAAATCGGCCTTCTCGAACACTCCAATCTCAAAAGTCTCTTCTATGCCCAACTACACCTGTGATGATTGTGGACACGACCACTTTATTGCAGATTGCCCTCGCTTCTCTAAACGATCACCTCAAGAAAAAGCTGATGTAGTATTACATCGCATCCTCTGCTCTAACTGCCTCGGTAGACATCATCGCCACTCTTGCAGAACGACAAAGATCTGCAAAATCTGTGGAAGTCGTCATCATACACTTCTACATGATGCTCCTCTCAGCAGTAAACCACACTGCAAAGTTCCACCGGTACCCCCTCGAGTGCTTCCACAATACGCTCTCACATCTCAAAAATCTGCTCAAAGGGAG ctGCCTCAACCACGACTCAACACTCTCCTCGCCACTGCCATCGCCCATCTCATCACCTCAACAGGGTCACACACGGTTCGACTACTCATCGACAGTGGATCCGAGCTAACCTTCATCTCTCAAGATCTAGCCAGAAAACTCAACATCTCTAGAAGGAAGTCGCATGTTGTAATTGTGGAAATTCATGGAAAAACTTCTAAGACACAAGGATCTCTCGCCCTCACTCTCAAGTCGACGTATGACCATCAAACCATAAATATTGATGCTCACATTCTTTCATCATCTTTCTCTAATTTGCCTTCCTTCTATACATGTTTTCAGCAATCTCTACATCTCCAGCATCTCAAGTTAGCTGATCCAGAATACCACATCTCAAGAGCCATCGACATCATTTTGGGTGCTGATGTATATGGCTCAGTTGTTCTTCCTCAGATGAAAAAAGGCCCTCCATCATCTCCAATCGCGCAACTCTCAATCTTCGGCTGGCTAATCCTAGGACCTGTGTGTCAAGAACAGGAACGCCTTCCAATCCAATCTCCAATGTTTCATACTGTTCAAGATGAAGACCTACATCATCTCCTCACTAAGTTTTGGGAATAG